In one Neobacillus sp. CF12 genomic region, the following are encoded:
- a CDS encoding sugar ABC transporter substrate-binding protein: MLKKGKMILVICAVISVMVLGLISVTLADKKPTVVVVLKAGDSQYWKIMKAGMEKGFKDFGIDGKVMEPSEATPQEQVELLMKTYKEKPDLIITAPYSSSVGPTLETLTDIPILLVDTDLTIKNKTAYIGTDNDDLGKKAGAFLASQLQPGDKVAIIGGDLSFPVFRERVEGATHSLQNAGIEIAFTKTGISDDPKAVQKAITMVLRDHPDIKGVVTSHDTIAFPVITELKKQGLSIPVIGPDGLTDMLALIADETLPGTMAQNPYDMGYLSVETALKVLKGENVEPFVDSGVDIIIKENAQHRLNFYEKIVK; the protein is encoded by the coding sequence GTGTTAAAGAAAGGGAAAATGATTTTGGTTATTTGTGCTGTCATTTCTGTCATGGTTCTAGGTTTAATATCCGTAACACTAGCTGATAAAAAGCCGACTGTGGTCGTGGTGTTAAAAGCAGGAGACTCACAATATTGGAAAATTATGAAGGCCGGTATGGAAAAAGGGTTTAAAGACTTTGGGATTGATGGAAAAGTGATGGAACCAAGTGAAGCAACACCACAGGAACAGGTAGAATTATTAATGAAGACGTACAAAGAAAAGCCCGATCTTATCATAACGGCTCCATACAGTTCATCTGTTGGCCCGACATTAGAAACACTAACGGATATTCCCATTTTGCTAGTAGATACAGACCTTACCATTAAAAACAAAACTGCATATATCGGAACCGATAATGACGACTTAGGTAAAAAAGCAGGAGCCTTTTTAGCCTCCCAGCTGCAGCCAGGTGATAAGGTTGCTATTATAGGAGGTGATTTATCTTTCCCGGTGTTTAGGGAGCGGGTCGAAGGCGCTACCCATTCTTTACAAAATGCAGGAATCGAAATTGCTTTTACCAAAACAGGTATATCAGATGATCCCAAAGCCGTCCAAAAGGCGATCACAATGGTTTTGCGTGACCATCCTGATATAAAAGGTGTGGTGACCAGTCATGACACGATCGCCTTCCCGGTCATTACGGAGTTAAAGAAACAAGGACTCTCGATCCCTGTCATCGGACCGGATGGTCTTACCGATATGCTTGCGTTAATTGCAGACGAAACCCTCCCTGGTACCATGGCCCAAAACCCTTATGATATGGGATATTTGAGCGTTGAGACAGCCTTGAAAGTGCTAAAGGGAGAAAATGTGGAACCATTCGTGGACAGTGGTGTAGATATTATCATCAAAGAGAATGCACAACATCGATTGAATTTTTATGAAAAAATAGTGAAGTAG
- a CDS encoding mechanosensitive ion channel family protein, producing MKLIYDRLLEYGMDPDLTDFLAVMILILFIGILCIVTNFITKKVVLRVITHIITNNKIEWDNVLLERKVFHRLSHIVPAIIVYYFSSTFPDFQSVIEKGAVIYIIIVGLMVTNSFLEAFNDIYLTFEISKIKPIKGYIQVIQISIFILGGIVIIANLMGESPFILLSGIGALSAVLLLVFKDSLLGLVAGIQLAANDMVRVGDWIEMPKYDADGDIIDISLNTVKVQNFDKTITTIPSYALISDSFKNWRGMQVSGGRRIKRSLFIDTKSIKFCTEEMIEKFKTIQYLSEYITSKEQEIAEYNTRHEINLDNPVNGRALTNIGVFRAYMNYYLQHHPGISQEMTLLVRQLAPTENGLPLEIYAFTNDIRWDVYESIQSDIFDHLFAVAPEFELLIFQNPSGNDFRNMMEDFGGKIRGRGTDNYS from the coding sequence ATGAAGCTCATTTACGACCGACTGCTTGAATATGGTATGGACCCTGACCTTACGGATTTTCTTGCTGTGATGATTCTTATTCTTTTTATAGGGATTCTCTGTATCGTTACAAATTTTATCACGAAGAAAGTCGTACTAAGGGTCATCACGCACATTATTACCAATAACAAAATTGAGTGGGATAATGTGCTTTTGGAGAGAAAAGTTTTTCACAGGTTATCACATATTGTTCCGGCTATTATTGTCTATTACTTTTCTTCAACCTTTCCTGACTTTCAATCTGTGATTGAGAAAGGCGCGGTTATCTATATAATCATTGTCGGGTTAATGGTCACGAACAGCTTTTTGGAAGCATTTAATGATATTTACTTAACCTTCGAGATCTCTAAAATTAAGCCAATCAAGGGCTATATTCAGGTCATTCAAATCAGTATTTTTATTCTCGGAGGAATCGTCATTATTGCCAATTTGATGGGGGAGAGTCCTTTTATCCTTCTCAGCGGGATTGGTGCTTTATCAGCTGTTCTTCTGCTCGTGTTTAAAGATTCGCTGTTAGGACTTGTAGCCGGTATTCAATTAGCGGCCAATGATATGGTACGCGTCGGTGATTGGATTGAAATGCCTAAATATGATGCCGATGGAGACATCATTGATATCTCGTTGAATACGGTAAAAGTCCAAAACTTTGATAAAACGATCACGACCATCCCAAGTTATGCTCTTATTTCTGACTCTTTTAAAAACTGGCGAGGAATGCAAGTTTCTGGTGGACGACGAATTAAACGATCGTTGTTTATTGACACCAAAAGTATAAAGTTTTGCACCGAAGAAATGATTGAGAAATTCAAAACGATCCAATATCTTTCTGAGTACATCACTTCCAAAGAACAGGAAATTGCTGAATACAATACCAGGCATGAAATTAATCTGGATAATCCAGTGAATGGCCGAGCACTCACCAATATCGGTGTTTTCAGAGCGTACATGAACTACTATCTTCAACATCACCCAGGAATCAGTCAAGAAATGACCTTACTCGTAAGACAATTGGCGCCAACTGAAAATGGATTGCCACTAGAGATTTATGCCTTTACCAATGATATTCGCTGGGATGTGTATGAATCAATCCAATCCGATATCTTTGACCATCTCTTTGCCGTTGCACCGGAATTTGAGCTGCTTATCTTCCAGAATCCATCTGGGAATGACTTTCGAAATATGATGGAGGATTTTGGAGGGAAGATAAGGGGGCGAGGTACAGATAACTACTCATAG
- a CDS encoding Ig-like domain-containing protein — MVKIRSNKGLKATSSILLTASLLFSGFPNMTNANEVNPSSTAVSIYDSIQPGVDWRDTEGNLIEAHGGSVQKLNEKEIDFDVDGDGNLTKDFWFWYGEDKTSATRPVEGVKAYVSEDLYNWKDMGTVLRMHDKLPVNVSESGTELEYNAASLAELKEWGNLTEPTADVTQSQITMAKDFLEAYVTKWTEKENRIAEEYDETNLRLAFENLYGRYNITERPKMLYNKQTGKFVIAYHADGPTYQNTDLVKWVKNGARPNDLNTGSRYGKALMAFAESDTPFGPFKLVTATRMNWTEGVTPSDRYGESRDYTVFVDYGKDVNNDSVDDAYAVYSSEMNAEMYVSLLNSEYTGPAVAGGEAVPGTDYNYRALPDQHREASSVLYYNGYYYMLTSGTDGWNSTNVIYYRSKTMILPVGEKWERVGDPFAKAGTKGYDSQPTSIITVDAEKGQFIYMGDRWRISSNGSAGPNSRYVWLPIQVSTNHTINIEYYDRWNPASEWLYYNVTINTEIPEKVLVGEIPNLPSTVNVTTTKDTTFDTPVTWSYNPEDFTKKGSAVVEATFPEIRNKVVRLEIQVVPPLDLGEVELNSNVFLYGNQYSLSTSVDNNTDSTKTVTISANTPSGWISTPVTVLLDSMESKEVTIPVTPPKVAEPGLFKLAVSASDDSNKIEKEVEILAVPKAEDLLYAFDAGTASSTVFEQFKRLSPLEKWDTGKGYGWIGTVPDSRDRGTVDALRRDFIANFSPATLGLTVPAGYHTVYVLSGDRQYSQNTTVISVDGTKVAETGGTAAGEYKMMPFVVNGGEFGKIVELQFSGNSKNHWIFNSVMVLEGIPTSVDEMISLVGRYKSEGEFANNGVEQSLQAHLNSVSHFEQKGDLEKAVHHLNNFKQMLDHHKKQEFISEKAFGILNANVTYLVKKWN; from the coding sequence GTGGTGAAAATAAGAAGCAATAAAGGTTTAAAAGCTACGTCGTCTATTCTATTAACAGCTTCGTTGTTATTTTCTGGTTTTCCAAATATGACAAATGCAAATGAAGTGAATCCAAGTTCGACTGCAGTCTCAATCTATGATTCTATTCAACCTGGAGTTGACTGGAGGGATACGGAAGGGAATTTAATTGAAGCACACGGTGGATCCGTTCAAAAACTTAATGAGAAAGAAATCGATTTTGATGTAGACGGGGATGGGAATTTAACGAAGGATTTCTGGTTCTGGTATGGTGAGGATAAGACAAGTGCCACTCGCCCCGTTGAGGGAGTCAAAGCCTATGTTTCTGAAGATTTGTATAATTGGAAAGACATGGGAACTGTGCTTCGTATGCACGACAAACTACCAGTTAACGTGAGTGAGAGTGGAACGGAACTTGAATACAATGCTGCTAGTTTAGCAGAATTAAAAGAGTGGGGGAACTTGACGGAACCTACTGCAGACGTAACTCAATCTCAAATCACCATGGCGAAAGACTTCCTAGAAGCGTATGTTACTAAATGGACTGAAAAAGAAAATAGAATTGCGGAAGAGTATGATGAAACAAATTTAAGATTGGCATTTGAAAATCTGTACGGCCGTTATAACATAACGGAACGTCCAAAAATGCTGTATAACAAACAAACTGGCAAATTTGTTATAGCCTACCATGCAGATGGTCCGACTTATCAAAATACTGATTTAGTTAAGTGGGTAAAAAACGGAGCAAGACCAAATGATCTCAACACTGGCAGTCGTTATGGGAAAGCATTAATGGCATTTGCCGAATCGGATACACCATTTGGTCCTTTTAAATTGGTTACTGCAACAAGAATGAACTGGACAGAAGGTGTGACTCCTTCTGATCGATATGGTGAATCACGGGATTATACGGTCTTTGTCGATTACGGTAAAGACGTAAATAATGACAGTGTTGATGACGCTTACGCTGTTTATTCTAGTGAAATGAATGCAGAGATGTATGTTTCATTACTAAATTCTGAGTATACGGGTCCAGCAGTTGCAGGTGGGGAAGCTGTTCCTGGAACGGATTACAACTATAGAGCCCTGCCTGACCAACATCGAGAAGCGTCCTCCGTGTTATATTATAATGGGTACTATTATATGTTAACTTCAGGAACAGATGGCTGGAATTCGACGAATGTCATTTACTATCGTTCAAAAACCATGATTCTTCCCGTTGGGGAAAAGTGGGAAAGGGTAGGAGATCCGTTTGCTAAAGCAGGTACAAAAGGCTATGACTCCCAACCGACAAGTATCATTACAGTAGATGCTGAAAAAGGTCAGTTCATCTATATGGGTGACCGATGGAGAATCAGCAGTAATGGTTCCGCCGGTCCAAACTCTCGATATGTTTGGCTGCCGATTCAAGTGAGTACGAACCATACAATTAATATTGAGTACTATGATCGTTGGAATCCAGCCTCTGAATGGTTATATTATAATGTCACAATCAATACGGAAATACCTGAAAAAGTGTTAGTAGGTGAAATTCCGAACCTACCAAGTACGGTGAATGTGACAACTACAAAAGATACTACCTTTGATACACCTGTAACATGGTCCTATAATCCTGAGGATTTCACAAAAAAAGGCAGTGCTGTTGTAGAAGCAACGTTCCCGGAAATAAGAAATAAAGTCGTTCGGTTGGAGATTCAAGTTGTTCCACCGCTAGATCTTGGGGAAGTAGAACTTAATAGTAATGTCTTCTTATATGGCAATCAGTATTCTCTAAGTACAAGCGTTGACAACAATACCGATTCTACTAAAACAGTGACGATAAGTGCTAATACTCCAAGTGGTTGGATAAGCACCCCAGTTACTGTACTGCTAGACAGTATGGAATCCAAAGAGGTTACGATCCCTGTAACCCCACCTAAGGTGGCGGAACCTGGGTTATTCAAATTGGCTGTTTCTGCCTCAGATGATAGTAATAAGATTGAAAAAGAAGTAGAAATTTTGGCGGTGCCAAAGGCAGAAGATTTACTTTATGCATTCGATGCCGGGACTGCTTCCAGTACTGTTTTTGAACAATTTAAAAGATTGTCACCGTTAGAAAAATGGGATACAGGAAAAGGATATGGATGGATTGGTACTGTACCTGATAGCCGAGATCGAGGAACAGTTGATGCTTTACGAAGAGATTTCATTGCTAATTTCAGCCCGGCAACACTAGGTCTCACTGTCCCTGCAGGATACCACACGGTTTATGTTTTATCTGGAGATCGACAGTACAGTCAAAATACGACCGTCATCTCTGTTGATGGAACGAAGGTGGCTGAAACAGGTGGAACGGCTGCTGGGGAATATAAAATGATGCCATTCGTTGTGAATGGCGGTGAATTTGGTAAAATCGTAGAGTTACAGTTTTCCGGTAATTCTAAAAATCACTGGATATTTAATTCTGTAATGGTCCTGGAGGGTATACCGACATCTGTAGATGAGATGATTTCACTTGTAGGTCGATATAAGTCAGAGGGTGAGTTTGCAAACAATGGTGTGGAACAATCTTTACAGGCTCATTTAAATTCAGTAAGCCATTTCGAGCAAAAAGGTGATTTGGAAAAAGCGGTACATCACTTGAACAACTTTAAACAAATGCTTGATCATCATAAAAAACAAGAGTTTATTTCAGAAAAAGCGTTTGGGATTCTTAATGCTAACGTTACGTACTTAGTTAAAAAGTGGAACTAG
- a CDS encoding flavin reductase family protein, with translation MHLNPSTLSESELYKLMSGAVSPRPIAWVSTVSKKGLFNLAPFSFFTVASSKPPMLCISIGSGEGDRNGIPKDTLTNIRDTYEFVVNFVPYNLIQEMEKSSKNYDPCIDEFIVAGVNKLKSTIVNPPGVKESPIQFECKLENIIPLGKDHLVIGKVVHICVQNESYQNGKLDLIKLQPVGRLAGNYTHIQNIFTL, from the coding sequence ATGCATCTCAATCCTTCTACGTTATCAGAAAGTGAATTATATAAACTAATGAGCGGGGCTGTATCCCCAAGGCCCATTGCATGGGTTTCAACTGTAAGCAAAAAAGGTTTATTTAATCTGGCTCCTTTTAGTTTTTTCACAGTTGCTTCCTCAAAGCCCCCTATGCTCTGTATTTCTATTGGATCAGGAGAAGGGGATCGAAATGGGATACCCAAAGACACGTTAACAAATATCAGGGATACATATGAATTTGTTGTTAATTTTGTACCTTATAATTTAATTCAAGAAATGGAGAAAAGTTCTAAAAATTATGACCCGTGTATAGATGAGTTTATTGTGGCAGGTGTGAATAAGCTAAAAAGCACTATAGTAAATCCTCCTGGTGTAAAAGAGTCACCTATTCAGTTTGAGTGTAAACTCGAGAACATCATTCCATTAGGGAAGGATCATTTAGTCATTGGTAAGGTTGTACATATCTGTGTACAAAATGAATCCTATCAAAATGGCAAACTTGATTTGATAAAATTACAACCAGTAGGACGATTAGCAGGAAACTACACACATATACAAAATATTTTTACACTTTAA